Below is a genomic region from Gemmatimonadales bacterium.
CGGCCCGAGCTCAGCGCCATCCTCGGCGCCGAGCGGTTCCTCGCGGAGATCAAGACCACCGCCAACCTCCAGCACCCGCACATCCTCTCGCTCTACGACTCGGGCGAGGCCGACGGACTGGTCTTCTACGTGATGCCGTACGTCGAAGGCGAGAGCCTGCGCGACCGACTGACGCGCGAGCACCAGCTGCCGGTCGAGGACGCGGTGCGGATCGCGCGCGAGGTGGCCGGCGCACTCGACTACGCGCACCGGCACGGCGTGGTGCACCGGGACATCAAGCCGGAGAACATCCTGCTGCACGACGGCTCGGCGCTGGTCGC
It encodes:
- a CDS encoding serine/threonine-protein kinase; this encodes MTDAVQRLSVALADRYVIERELGAGGMATVYLAHDVRHDRKVALKVLRPELSAILGAERFLAEIKTTANLQHPHILSLYDSGEADGLVFYVMPYVEGESLRDRLTREHQLPVEDAVRIAREVAGALDYAHRHGVVHRDIKPENILLHDGSALVA